The genome window TCATGCTGCCCGACAAGACCACGGCGATGGAGGACGTCTTCTGGGAGGAGCGCTGCGTCAGCTTCATCTGCGACTGCGCCGACGCCGCCACCGGCGAGCCCTTCACCGGCGACCCCCGCGGCGTGGCCAAGCGCGCCGTCGCCTACGCCAAGCAGTTCTTCGCCGCCAATGAGACGGCCAAGACCGCCGGAGCCGCCGACGGCCTGTTCAGCCCCGAGTTCGAGTTCTTCGTCTTCGACGACGTGGTCATCACCAAGCGCGACCAGGCTCTGGGCTACCGCCTGGATTGCGAGGAGGCCGACTGGAACTTCGACGAGAACGAGTTCGGCAACAGCGGCTTCCAGCTCCGCCACCAGGCCGGTTACCACGCCGTCAACCCGGCGGACAAGACCTACGACCTGCGCAACGAGATCGTCCGTTTGCTCATCGAGATGGGCATCCCGGTCAAGTACCACCATCACGAGGTCGGCGGACCGGGACAGTGCGAGATCGAGCTGCTGTTCGAACGCCTGGTCACCGCCGCCGACAACGGCATGTGGACCAAGTACATCATCCACAACCTGGCCTACCAGTACGGCCGGTCGGCCACCTTCATGCCCAAGCCGATCTACGGCGTGGCCGGCAACGGTATGCACGTCCACCAGTATCTGATCAAGGACGACGGCCACAGCGCCTTCGCCGGTGAGGACGAGACCGGCTTCAACGCCCTGGCCCGGGCCTACACCGCCGGCATCCTCAAGCACGGTCGCAGCCTGGCCGCCGTCACCAACGCCAGCACCAACTCCTACAAGCGGCTGGTCGAGGGCTACGAGGCCCCGGTCTGGCTGTTCTACGGCATGGCCAACCGCGAGGCCGCCTGCCGCGTCCCGGCCTACGCCGCCCCGGCCAAGCGCCGCGTCGAGTTCCGCTCCGGCGACGCCACCGCCAACCTGTACCTGATGCTGGCGGCGATGCTGATGGCCGGGATCGACGGCATCGAGCGCGGGCTGGACCCCTCCGCCGAGGGCTTCGGTCCCTACGGCGCCGAGGGCACCACCCGGATGGCCGAGCTGACCGGGCAGGAGCGCAAGGACCACGTCATGCCCCGCGACTTCACCCAGGCGTTGCACGCCCTGGAGCGCGACCACGATTACCTGATGCGGGGCGGGGTCTTCGACGAGCCGCTGATCGAGGCCTACCTGCGCTACAAGTACGACCACGAGCTGGCCAAAATCCTCA of Candidatus Coatesbacteria bacterium contains these proteins:
- the glnA gene encoding type I glutamate--ammonia ligase, whose amino-acid sequence is MLRYEFDHDTPAEEIKRQLIDEGVSTIDLKYIDLPGRWHHLTLPVEGLNEKIFTKGVGFDGSSIPGFQRDVTGGDMVMLPDKTTAMEDVFWEERCVSFICDCADAATGEPFTGDPRGVAKRAVAYAKQFFAANETAKTAGAADGLFSPEFEFFVFDDVVITKRDQALGYRLDCEEADWNFDENEFGNSGFQLRHQAGYHAVNPADKTYDLRNEIVRLLIEMGIPVKYHHHEVGGPGQCEIELLFERLVTAADNGMWTKYIIHNLAYQYGRSATFMPKPIYGVAGNGMHVHQYLIKDDGHSAFAGEDETGFNALARAYTAGILKHGRSLAAVTNASTNSYKRLVEGYEAPVWLFYGMANREAACRVPAYAAPAKRRVEFRSGDATANLYLMLAAMLMAGIDGIERGLDPSAEGFGPYGAEGTTRMAELTGQERKDHVMPRDFTQALHALERDHDYLMRGGVFDEPLIEAYLRYKYDHELAKILNRPHPYELFLYYDL